One Jannaschia sp. GRR-S6-38 genomic window carries:
- a CDS encoding ferredoxin:protochlorophyllide reductase (ATP-dependent) subunit N — MTGCTDTPVLKERGQHEVFCGLTGIIWLHRKMQDAFFLVVGSRTCAHLLQSAAGVMIFAEPRFGTAILEEGDLAGLKDANEELDREVARLLERRPDIRQLFLVGSCPSEVIKLDLARAAERLSAEHAPNVRVLNYSGSGIETTFTQGEDACLAAMVPGLAATDAETLLLVGALPDVVEDQARDLLAAMGITSVQVLPGRRAAADPTVGPNTRYALLQPFLGDTAAALDARGATRIPAPFPFGEEGTTLWLRAVADAFGVDDATFARATDAPRARARKAVAAVAGTLRDKRVFFLPDSQLELPLARFLTRECGMQAVEVGTPFLHAQIMADELALLAEGPRIAEGQDVEKQLDRVRADRPDLTVCGLGLANPLEREGLTTKWAIELVFTPVHFYEQAGDLASLFARPIRRKALLAAGRGDAPVAVAAE; from the coding sequence ATGACCGGCTGCACCGACACCCCCGTCCTGAAGGAGCGCGGCCAGCACGAGGTGTTCTGCGGGCTGACCGGGATCATCTGGCTGCACCGCAAGATGCAGGACGCGTTCTTCCTGGTCGTGGGTTCGCGCACCTGCGCGCATCTGCTGCAATCCGCCGCCGGCGTGATGATCTTCGCCGAGCCGCGCTTCGGCACCGCCATCCTGGAGGAGGGCGACCTCGCCGGGCTGAAGGACGCCAACGAGGAGCTGGACCGCGAGGTCGCGCGCCTGCTGGAGCGGCGGCCCGATATCCGCCAGCTCTTCCTCGTCGGCTCCTGCCCGTCGGAAGTGATCAAGCTCGACCTCGCCCGCGCGGCCGAACGGCTGAGCGCGGAACATGCGCCCAATGTGCGGGTGCTGAATTATTCCGGGTCGGGCATCGAGACGACCTTCACCCAGGGCGAGGATGCCTGCCTGGCCGCGATGGTGCCCGGGTTGGCCGCGACCGATGCGGAGACCCTTCTGCTGGTAGGCGCGCTGCCCGACGTGGTCGAGGACCAGGCGCGCGACCTGCTGGCGGCGATGGGCATCACCTCGGTGCAGGTCCTGCCCGGCCGCCGGGCGGCCGCGGACCCGACCGTGGGGCCGAACACGCGCTACGCGCTGCTCCAGCCCTTCCTGGGCGACACGGCGGCGGCGCTGGACGCGCGCGGCGCGACGCGGATCCCGGCGCCCTTCCCTTTCGGCGAGGAGGGCACGACGCTCTGGCTGCGCGCGGTGGCCGACGCCTTCGGGGTCGATGACGCCACGTTCGCCCGCGCCACCGACGCGCCCCGCGCCCGCGCCCGCAAGGCGGTGGCCGCCGTCGCCGGGACACTGCGCGACAAGCGGGTCTTCTTCCTGCCCGACAGCCAGCTGGAATTGCCGCTCGCCCGCTTCCTGACCCGCGAATGCGGCATGCAGGCGGTCGAGGTGGGCACCCCCTTCCTGCACGCGCAGATCATGGCCGACGAGCTGGCCCTGCTGGCCGAGGGACCGCGCATCGCGGAGGGCCAGGACGTCGAGAAGCAGCTCGACCGCGTGCGCGCCGACCGGCCCGACCTGACGGTCTGCGGCCTGGGTCTCGCCAACCCGCTGGAGCGCGAGGGGCTGACGACGAAATGGGCCATCGAGTTGGTCTTCACGCCGGTCCATTTCTACGAACAGGCGGGCGATCTCGCATCGCTCTTCGCGCGGCCGATCCGGCGTAAGGCCCTGCTGGCGGCGGGGCGCGGGGACGCGCCGGTGGCGGTGGCCGCCGAATGA
- the bchF gene encoding 2-vinyl bacteriochlorophyllide hydratase, translated as MDVPHRTRARPRLYTPEERARRDASRWTLVQGLLAPLQFLVFLVSLALVVRFLLTGDGYGAASASIVVKTGVLLTIMVTGSIWEKAVFGRWLFAPAFFWEDVVSFGVIALHLAYVWMLLAGGFSPAAEMAVALTAYAAYVVNAGQFLWKLRLARRDLAA; from the coding sequence ATGGATGTGCCGCACCGAACCCGCGCCCGCCCCAGGCTCTACACGCCCGAGGAACGCGCGCGACGAGACGCCAGCCGCTGGACCTTGGTCCAGGGCCTGCTTGCGCCGTTGCAGTTCCTCGTCTTCCTCGTCTCGCTCGCCCTGGTCGTCCGCTTCCTGCTGACGGGCGACGGCTACGGCGCCGCCAGCGCCTCGATCGTGGTGAAGACCGGCGTGCTGCTGACGATCATGGTGACCGGCTCGATCTGGGAGAAGGCGGTGTTCGGCCGCTGGCTCTTCGCGCCGGCCTTCTTCTGGGAGGATGTCGTGAGCTTCGGCGTGATCGCGCTGCATCTCGCCTATGTCTGGATGCTGCTGGCCGGCGGCTTCTCGCCCGCCGCCGAGATGGCCGTCGCGCTGACCGCCTATGCCGCCTACGTCGTCAATGCAGGGCAGTTCCTGTGGAAGCTGCGCCTGGCGCGCCGGGACCTGGCCGCATGA
- the ppsR gene encoding transcriptional regulator PpsR, with translation MNTRESDFWNERAGPRIAPEYFGDIVATAADMALLVAPSGRIISVTTNPLNSGLGRIDHWEGRPIAEFLAPDSIAKVERQLTATLDGAANGSEAIEVNHADGALWDFPVRYTFHRTGREGRVLMLGRDMRPLAELQQRLVRAQLALEKDYVSERIYETRYRVILDSVRDPLALVDATTGRVLDLNAPAARLLGGNRDELTGSAFTQAFEGRRRAEFIETLTAAGSRDEPEGLHVALRQGERAVTLIPRLFRNAGERVILCRFEPHGEAEFATGTPHAARDAFFDTAAEGIVFTDAAGTVTEANDAFLTMTDLDTVGQLRGKPFADFLARGSIDLKVLLDPDGPSSFATRIVTAFGSQRAVEVTVATLPDDGRAFVLRDAARAGVGEDETPGPLNARGLEDATAQVGSVPLRDIIAAMTDVIEKQCIEAAVDLTNNNRVAAAEMLGLSRQSLYVKLRKYGLLQRDEL, from the coding sequence ATGAACACGAGGGAAAGCGATTTCTGGAACGAGCGCGCCGGCCCCCGGATCGCGCCCGAGTATTTCGGAGATATCGTCGCCACGGCCGCCGACATGGCGCTGCTGGTCGCCCCCTCGGGTCGCATCATCTCGGTCACCACCAACCCGCTCAATTCCGGCCTGGGCCGCATCGACCATTGGGAAGGTCGGCCGATCGCCGAGTTCCTGGCCCCCGATTCTATCGCCAAGGTCGAGCGCCAGCTGACCGCGACGCTGGACGGCGCGGCGAACGGATCCGAGGCGATCGAGGTCAACCACGCCGACGGCGCGCTCTGGGACTTCCCGGTCCGCTACACTTTTCATCGCACCGGGCGCGAAGGCCGCGTCCTGATGCTGGGCCGCGACATGCGCCCGCTCGCGGAATTGCAGCAGCGGCTGGTCCGCGCGCAGCTCGCCCTCGAGAAGGACTATGTCTCCGAGCGGATCTACGAGACGCGCTATCGCGTGATCCTCGATTCGGTGCGCGACCCGCTGGCGCTGGTCGACGCGACGACCGGCCGAGTGCTGGACCTGAACGCCCCCGCCGCGCGCCTTCTGGGCGGCAACCGCGACGAGCTGACCGGCTCGGCCTTCACCCAGGCCTTCGAGGGCCGCCGCCGCGCAGAGTTCATCGAGACCCTGACCGCCGCCGGTTCGCGCGATGAGCCCGAGGGTCTGCATGTCGCGCTGCGCCAGGGCGAGCGCGCGGTGACGCTGATCCCGCGCCTCTTCCGCAATGCGGGCGAGCGGGTGATCCTCTGCCGCTTCGAGCCCCATGGCGAGGCGGAATTCGCCACCGGCACCCCGCATGCCGCGCGCGACGCCTTCTTCGACACCGCCGCCGAGGGCATCGTCTTCACCGATGCGGCGGGCACCGTGACCGAGGCCAACGACGCCTTCCTGACGATGACGGATCTCGACACGGTCGGGCAGCTGCGCGGCAAGCCCTTCGCGGATTTCCTGGCGCGCGGCAGCATCGACCTCAAGGTGCTCCTCGACCCGGACGGCCCGTCCAGCTTCGCGACGCGGATCGTCACCGCCTTCGGCTCGCAGCGCGCGGTCGAGGTGACCGTCGCCACCCTGCCCGATGACGGCCGCGCCTTCGTGCTGCGCGACGCCGCCCGCGCCGGAGTCGGCGAGGACGAGACCCCCGGCCCGCTCAACGCCCGCGGCCTCGAGGACGCGACCGCGCAGGTCGGCTCCGTGCCGCTGCGCGACATCATCGCCGCGATGACCGACGTGATCGAGAAGCAGTGCATCGAGGCCGCCGTCGACCTGACGAACAACAACCGGGTCGCCGCCGCCGAGATGCTGGGCCTCAGCCGCCAGAGCCTCTACGTCAAGCTACGCAAATACGGTCTGCTGCAGCGCGACGAGCTCTAG
- the chlG gene encoding chlorophyll synthase ChlG: MTVTQSLQPSLPPARRLPEPRAMLRLVKPITWFPPMWAYLCGAVSSGVSPMSNLGLVMLGLALAGPITCGMSQAANDWCDRHVDAVNEPDRPIPSGRVPGRWGLWIALAMSVLALLVGWQLGPWGFGATILAVLAAWAYSAEPVRLKRSGWWGPGLVGLSYETLPWITGAAVLSAGMPDARILIVALLYGIGAHGIMTFNDFKALEGDRVHGVDSLPVTLGPDRAARLACAIMLAPQLVVAGLLWAWGDPVHAALIAALIVAQLAAMRRMLRDPKGLAPWFNGTGVLLSVAGMMVAALALGGA, from the coding sequence ATGACTGTCACTCAAAGTTTACAGCCATCCCTGCCCCCCGCCCGCCGGCTCCCCGAGCCGCGCGCGATGCTGCGCCTGGTCAAGCCGATCACCTGGTTCCCGCCGATGTGGGCCTATCTCTGCGGCGCCGTCTCCTCGGGCGTGTCGCCGATGTCCAATCTCGGGCTCGTGATGCTGGGCCTCGCGCTCGCCGGTCCGATCACCTGCGGGATGAGCCAGGCGGCCAACGACTGGTGCGACCGGCATGTCGATGCGGTCAACGAACCCGACCGCCCGATCCCTTCGGGCCGCGTGCCCGGCCGCTGGGGCCTCTGGATCGCGCTGGCCATGTCGGTGCTGGCCCTTCTCGTCGGCTGGCAGCTGGGCCCCTGGGGATTCGGCGCGACGATCCTCGCGGTGCTTGCCGCCTGGGCCTACTCGGCCGAGCCGGTGCGGCTGAAGCGCTCGGGCTGGTGGGGCCCGGGCCTCGTGGGCCTGAGCTACGAGACCCTGCCCTGGATCACCGGCGCCGCCGTGCTCTCCGCCGGCATGCCCGACGCGCGGATCCTGATCGTCGCCCTGCTCTACGGGATTGGCGCGCATGGCATCATGACCTTCAACGACTTCAAGGCGCTCGAAGGCGACCGGGTCCACGGCGTCGATTCGCTGCCGGTGACGCTGGGCCCCGACCGCGCCGCGCGGCTGGCCTGCGCGATCATGCTCGCCCCGCAGCTCGTCGTGGCCGGCCTGCTCTGGGCCTGGGGCGACCCGGTCCACGCCGCGCTGATCGCCGCGCTGATCGTCGCGCAGCTGGCCGCGATGCGGCGGATGCTGCGCGACCCCAAGGGCCTCGCTCCCTGGTTCAACGGCACCGGCGTGCTGCTCTCGGTCGCCGGGATGATGGTCGCCGCGCTGGCGCTGGGCGGGGCCTGA